The proteins below are encoded in one region of Myxococcales bacterium:
- a CDS encoding glycosyltransferase family 4 protein, producing the protein MSDRRPLVLIDATPLRAASGFRGIGRYVRDLLLGLAATHEVWQDALRIEAIEDIGVGGRFVVNRDMVAAADAAFAARGTRKAGLTYARRLVLGRGAARAGASLLHITEALGTPIGCSVPRLVTCHDMIEQRYPEHYLKNPLRALLRKSRDRVRYAAADQIVAISQRTADDVIAIAGVQPERVHIVLHGVDLASFGSDAGNDTQTLQALGVADELYVFYAGGADWRKNVDGMLAALAAARRTVDMKLVWAGSLGPKYVQVVRSAARAHGVDAHVRLLGFVSEEQMPALFRRAVAHLFLSRLEGFGLSVVEAMAAGCPVIVAKNSQSDEIAGGAGLIVSPDDPVAAGRAITELAKSADARRERAALGQARALYFDRNRMAKDYAALYAQLTASR; encoded by the coding sequence GTGTCCGACCGCCGACCGCTCGTTCTGATCGACGCGACGCCGCTGCGAGCAGCCAGCGGGTTTCGCGGCATCGGGCGTTACGTGCGCGACCTCTTGCTCGGCTTGGCCGCCACGCATGAGGTCTGGCAGGACGCGCTCCGGATCGAAGCCATCGAGGACATCGGCGTCGGCGGACGCTTCGTCGTCAATCGCGACATGGTGGCGGCCGCGGACGCGGCGTTCGCCGCGCGCGGCACACGCAAGGCCGGCCTGACCTACGCGCGCCGGCTCGTGCTCGGGCGGGGAGCGGCGCGCGCGGGCGCTTCGCTGCTGCACATCACCGAGGCGTTGGGCACTCCGATTGGCTGCTCCGTGCCGAGACTGGTCACCTGCCACGACATGATCGAACAGCGTTACCCCGAGCACTACCTGAAGAACCCGCTGCGCGCCCTCCTGCGAAAGTCACGCGACCGCGTGCGCTACGCGGCGGCGGACCAGATTGTTGCCATCTCGCAGCGCACCGCCGACGACGTCATCGCCATCGCCGGAGTGCAGCCCGAGCGTGTCCACATCGTGCTTCACGGCGTCGATCTCGCTTCCTTCGGCAGCGACGCCGGCAACGACACTCAGACGCTGCAAGCACTCGGCGTCGCGGACGAACTCTACGTCTTCTACGCCGGAGGTGCGGACTGGCGGAAGAACGTCGATGGCATGCTGGCCGCCCTTGCTGCGGCGCGGCGGACCGTCGACATGAAGCTGGTCTGGGCGGGATCACTCGGGCCCAAGTACGTCCAGGTGGTCCGAAGCGCCGCGCGCGCCCACGGTGTCGACGCTCACGTGCGTCTGCTCGGGTTCGTGAGCGAGGAGCAAATGCCGGCGCTGTTTCGCCGCGCCGTCGCCCACCTGTTCCTGTCGCGACTCGAGGGTTTCGGCCTGAGCGTGGTCGAGGCCATGGCCGCCGGCTGTCCGGTGATCGTCGCAAAAAACAGCCAGAGCGACGAGATCGCCGGCGGGGCTGGCCTGATCGTCAGCCCGGACGATCCTGTCGCCGCGGGCCGCGCCATCACGGAGCTCGCGAAGAGCGCCGACGCCCGACGTGAACGCGCGGCTCTCGGGCAAGCCCGCGCCCTCTACTTCGACCGGAACCGGATGGCGAAGGACTACGCGGCGCTGTATGCGCAGCTCACTGCCTCACGCTGA
- a CDS encoding SUMF1/EgtB/PvdO family nonheme iron enzyme — translation MRLRLLASAIGLVVFAACNGASQANPPAAKTEQGKPLVQPRRAKPRPKPVAKKTLPTPVETAPTASGAPDAAAPKAAAPADMLPVPAGTFQMGSDDEGEQDEHPAHAVTLKEFFLDTYEVTNGQYLECVNAKLCQPWKADAAKAMKYGSEREFRGAKKPVVGVSWNDAKTYCEWRNKRLPTEAEWERAARGDDGRKYPWGNAFPDPKKHGCFQGCQGGATAEVGSFPDDKGPYGHHDLAGNVWEWSADHYDPYAYKRATAAQGVPGSCEEITAAQDELRKKKLEGYTGSNPIPVECERVLRGGAFNYHAKGLRSSNRVHHPGTWRLLVAGFRCAKDAS, via the coding sequence GTGAGGCTTCGTTTACTCGCCAGCGCCATCGGGCTCGTCGTGTTCGCCGCGTGCAACGGTGCGTCGCAGGCCAATCCGCCTGCGGCGAAGACGGAACAGGGCAAGCCGCTGGTTCAGCCACGGCGGGCAAAGCCGCGCCCCAAACCGGTTGCCAAAAAAACGCTGCCGACTCCGGTCGAGACAGCACCGACCGCGAGCGGCGCGCCGGACGCGGCGGCGCCGAAGGCAGCGGCTCCAGCCGACATGCTGCCGGTCCCGGCAGGCACCTTCCAGATGGGTTCGGACGACGAGGGTGAACAGGACGAACACCCCGCGCACGCGGTGACGCTGAAGGAGTTCTTTCTCGACACCTACGAGGTGACGAACGGCCAGTATCTCGAGTGTGTGAACGCCAAGCTCTGCCAACCCTGGAAGGCGGACGCTGCCAAGGCCATGAAGTACGGGTCGGAGCGGGAGTTTCGCGGAGCCAAGAAACCCGTGGTCGGCGTCTCGTGGAACGACGCCAAGACCTACTGTGAGTGGCGCAACAAACGGCTGCCGACCGAGGCGGAGTGGGAGCGCGCGGCGCGAGGGGACGACGGCCGCAAGTATCCGTGGGGTAACGCCTTCCCCGATCCCAAAAAACACGGGTGCTTTCAGGGCTGCCAGGGCGGCGCGACCGCCGAAGTCGGCTCATTTCCCGACGACAAAGGCCCATACGGACACCACGATCTAGCTGGAAACGTCTGGGAGTGGAGCGCCGACCACTACGATCCCTACGCCTACAAACGCGCGACAGCGGCGCAGGGGGTGCCGGGCTCATGTGAAGAGATCACCGCGGCGCAAGACGAGCTCCGGAAGAAGAAGCTCGAGGGCTACACCGGCAGCAATCCCATTCCGGTCGAGTGTGAGCGCGTGCTCCGCGGCGGCGCGTTCAACTACCACGCGAAGGGGCTGCGTTCTTCCAATCGCGTGCACCACCCGGGCACGTGGCGCCTGCTCGTCGCCGGCTTCCGCTGTGCGAAAGACGCGTCCTGA
- a CDS encoding NAD-dependent epimerase/dehydratase family protein: protein MSASQRIDGSTVVVTGGCGFIGSHLVGALARRGAKRVVVIDSLRYGKRENLPAGVDVEVVQHDLGFGDEAELERACAGADYLFHLAAEKHNQSKDAPTRVLRANVEGTAALFQAAGRAGVKKVLLTSSLYAYGRLAGPPMVESETPNPSTVYGISKLTGEHLLSFFAKQHGMDAVTLRYFFVYGPRQFAGTGYKSVIVKSFEHLRAGRAPVIYGDGLQALDYVYVDDAVEATLCALEAPLSGELFNVGSGVATSVKDLIELMVRVSGQARVPESAPADWTHGSSRAGNVDKIAKLLGWRATTSLEQGLAATHAWLAETG, encoded by the coding sequence ATGTCTGCTTCTCAGCGAATCGACGGCTCGACCGTGGTCGTCACCGGTGGCTGTGGTTTCATTGGCTCGCACCTGGTGGGCGCCCTCGCCCGCCGGGGAGCAAAACGCGTCGTGGTGATCGACAGCCTGCGCTACGGCAAGCGCGAGAACCTGCCTGCCGGCGTCGACGTAGAGGTCGTGCAACACGACCTCGGCTTTGGTGACGAAGCCGAGCTCGAGCGAGCCTGTGCTGGAGCCGACTATCTGTTTCACCTGGCTGCGGAGAAGCACAACCAATCCAAGGACGCGCCGACCCGCGTCTTGCGCGCCAACGTCGAAGGCACCGCCGCCCTGTTTCAAGCGGCGGGTCGTGCCGGAGTGAAGAAGGTCCTGCTCACGTCGTCGCTCTACGCCTACGGGCGCTTGGCTGGGCCGCCCATGGTCGAGAGTGAGACCCCCAATCCCAGCACCGTCTACGGGATCAGTAAGCTGACCGGCGAGCACTTGCTCTCGTTCTTTGCCAAGCAGCACGGTATGGACGCGGTCACGCTGCGCTACTTCTTCGTCTACGGACCCCGGCAATTTGCCGGCACCGGTTACAAGAGTGTGATCGTCAAGAGCTTCGAACACCTGCGCGCGGGTCGAGCACCGGTCATCTACGGTGATGGTCTGCAGGCGCTCGACTACGTGTACGTCGACGATGCGGTGGAGGCGACGCTGTGTGCGCTCGAGGCGCCCCTGTCGGGCGAGCTGTTCAACGTCGGGTCCGGCGTTGCGACCAGCGTCAAGGACCTGATCGAGCTGATGGTGCGGGTCTCGGGCCAGGCGAGGGTGCCCGAGAGCGCGCCCGCAGACTGGACGCACGGCTCGTCACGCGCCGGAAACGTCGACAAAATCGCCAAGCTGCTCGGGTGGAGGGCGACCACCAGCCTCGAGCAAGGGCTGGCTGCGACGCACGCTTGGCTGGCCGAGACTGGCTGA